Proteins from a genomic interval of Ictalurus furcatus strain D&B chromosome 2, Billie_1.0, whole genome shotgun sequence:
- the si:ch211-120g10.1 gene encoding E3 ubiquitin-protein ligase TRIM69 produces the protein MIHCLQFLVEPAKNFTVKLKESRKKAKDEKREPLDESQEFIMNLAKDLSRVCQMSEVLEHITSCEDVWPTLTCRAFILEWASLLESKKRPLQTDGWPEKNDWKELALSSEQDIESSKRLIMTWIKDLRAQPEQSVWPGEQVVMVLEDLEKQWRRGRVPTLQSAVELIFWTLLTKELDKETIPQQWLIWKQKSQKIGATPYIPQIVWDWICNAAVEVTLDLDTANPDLLISADEKRMRCGFDRQDVPNYHQRFDGWWCAVGTEGFGLGRRYWEVDVGEMDWRLGVAKESALRKGFKSLNTNTGYLTLRLERGVELKALTVPFTALPESLIPRKVGVYLDYEQGQLSFYDAERHSHIYTYNERFDEKLFPLFGTVEIVSDLVIRSPGDRGNCLCLWG, from the exons ATGATTCACTGTCTCCAGTTCCTCGTTGAGCCGGCCAAGAACTTCACCGTCAAGCTTAAG GAGTCTCGCAAGAAGGCAAAGGATGAGAAGAGGGAGCCTCTGGATGAGAGCCAAGAATTTATCATGAACCTGGCCAAGGACCTGAGCAGAGTCTGCCAG ATGTCTGAGGTGTTGGAGCACATCACCAGCTGTGAGGATGTTTGGCCCACATTGACCTGTAGGGCTTTTATTCTGGAGTGGGCATCCCTGCTGGAGAGCAAG AAAAGGCCACTGCAGACTGATGGCTGGCCGGAGAAGAACGACTGGAAGGAGTTGGCTCTGAGCAGCGAGCAGGATATAGAGAGTTCGAAAAGGCTCATCATGACCTGGATCAAGGACCTGAGGGCCCAGCCGGAG CAGAGCGTGTGGCCTGGTGAGCAGGTGGTGATGGTGCTGGAGGATCTAGAGAAGCAGTGGCGGCGAGGCCGTGTTCCAACTCTGCAGTCTGCCGTGGAGCTGATCTTCTGGACTCTGCTGACAAAGGAGCTGGACAAG GAGACTATTCCACAGCAGTGGCTCATCTGGAAGCAGAAGAGTCAGAAAATCG GTGCAACTCCTTACATTCCTCAGATTG TATGGGACTGGATCTGCAACGCTGCAG TGGAGGTGACCCTCGACCTGGACACAGCGAACCCGGACCTGCTGATTTCAGCTGACGAGAAGCGGATGCGCTGCGGCTTTGACCGCCAAGATGTTCCTAATTACCACCAGCGCTTTGATGGCTGGTGGTGCGCTGTGGGCACAGAGGGCTTCGGCTTGGGTCGGCGTTACTGGGAAGTTGATGTGGGAGAAATGGACTGGAGGCTGGGTGTAGCTAAAGAGTCTGCACTACGTAAGGGCTTCAAGTCGCTCAACACCAACACGGGTTACCTGACCCTGCGGCTGGAGCGAGGTGTCGAGCTGAAGGCGCTCACTGTGCCCTTCACAGCGCTCCCAGAGTCTCTCATTCCACGCAAGGTGGGCGTCTACTTGGATTACGAGCAGGGCCAGCTGTCCTTCTATGACGCCGAGCGCCACTCACACATCTACACGTACAACGAGCGCTTCGACGAGAAGCTCTTTCCCCTCTTCGGCACGGTGGAGATTGTTAGTGACCTGGTGATCAGATCCCCTGGGGACAGGGGGAACTGCCTGTGCCTTTGGGGCTGA
- the si:ch73-364h19.1 gene encoding homeobox protein 4: MSTTASLNVSSISPTASPTASPTDQLSEVMIALSCLVVVVLVILVGSAIYRRETFCCKSRAYQDSHADLEPSSQHYSSRQTLVGSPCTDLTQDLESLDSINLQSGQLFYVGMPSTYCLPPMDSSLPHLPSYESVRKKDRQRQIHMMIADRFGLSGPVAAEDPPTYEESVRQSLQSLQSLDAPSDTIPPLPMPQVVLSQPMDALPQYEELPHTTTSPVNNNNNNNNNNNNNNNNNNNNSSNDPHHRDSD; this comes from the exons ATGTCCACCACAGCTTCTCTAAATGTCTCCTCTATTTCCCCGACTGCTTCCCCGACTGCTTCCCCGACGGATCAGCTCTCAGAGGTTATGATTGCAT TATCTTGTCTGGTGGTTGTTGTCCTGGTTATTCTGGTGGGGTCTGCCATCTACCGTAGGGAAACATTCTGCTGTAAATCCCGGGCTTATCAAGACTCACATGCTGACTTG GAGCCTTCCTCTCAGCACTACAGCAGCCGGCAGACTTTGGTGGGCTCACCTTGCACTGATTTAACCCAAGACCTTGAAAGCCTTGATAGCATCAACCTTCAG TCAGGGCAGTTGTTCTACGTGGGCATGCCCAGCACATATTGCCTCCCACCTATGGACTCGTCCCTGCCTCATCTGCCTTCCTATGAGAGCGTGCGTAAGAAGGACAGACAGCGGCAGATTCACATGATGATTGCAGACCGCTTTGGTCTGAGTGGACCCGTCGCAGCAGAG GATCCACCCACATATGAGGAGAGCGTTCGCCAATCTCTTCAGTCACTTCAGTCCTTAGACGCCCCATCTGACACCATACCACCACTGCCGATGCCACAAGTTGTTCTCTCTCAGCCTATGGATGCCTTGCCTCAATATGAGGAACTACCTCACACTACTACCTCaccagttaataataataataataataataataataataataataataataacaacaacaataataacagtaGTAATGACCCACATCACAGGGATTCAGATTAA